One genomic window of Cololabis saira isolate AMF1-May2022 chromosome 3, fColSai1.1, whole genome shotgun sequence includes the following:
- the pou2f2b gene encoding POU class 2 homeobox 2a isoform X4, giving the protein MFVPLPVPFVFQRTAPDLNAWRLKSPLALRSNSDIRMSKPVEVEKVGANSPLEGTDSERNGPESNHQVYGQSLKVGSFPLSPNLGSSKNKMEECAEMSPGLSPSHGPTPSQTALQHTQLMLTGSQLAGLTALLPAQQQLLLQQAQAQLLAAAVQQSNAAHAAHAAHAAAQANQQAQAAAAANQQAQQQQQQQQQQAGQTGQQSHSQTQGQGQSTQEQSTQSVPVPPPPPQLALSQPIQLTAQDIQQFLQLQQLVLVPGHSLPSPAQFLLPQAQQCQQGLLSTQNLIPLPQQNQGSLLSAQTRMGLQAQRDKGVDVGGGGGVTTVPSVTSHPEEPSDLEELEQFARTFKQRRIKLGFTQGDVGLAMGKLYGNDFSQTTISRFEALNLSFKNMCKLKPLLEKWLNDAETMSIDSTLPSPSSLSCPSMGFEGVAGRRRKKRTSIETNVRVALERAFMTNQKPTSEEILLIAEQLNMEKEVIRVWFCNRRQKEKRINPSSATPPLPSQPSTAPQAHKPPCYSPHVMSSQLSQAVTSLSSTTVTTMSPVCPLTASLTSTHPSISSTHPSLSSTPSPATPPPPPRSTASPAIPSHSTLNLNTGLWRMGKKNGDMSNYISDFAANLSSSSQWWADTAYHS; this is encoded by the exons ATATCAGGATGTCAAAGCCGGTCGAGGTTGAGAAAGTCGGGGCCAACTCACCGCTGGAGGGCACAG ATTCAGAGCGGAATGGACCTGAATCAAATCACCAGGTATAT GGCCAGTCACTGAAAGTCGGCTCCTTCCCCCTGTCTCCAAACCTGGGCAGCAGCAAG AATAAGATGGAGGAGTGTGCCGAAATGTCCCCAGGCCTTTCTCCCTCTCATGGCCCGACCCCTTCACAGACAGCCCTGCAACATACACAGCTCATGCTGACCGGCTCGCAACTAGCAGGG TTGACAGCTCTATTGCCagcacagcagcagctgctgctgcagcaggctCAGGCGCAGCTCCTGGCCGCCGCTGTGCAGCAGTCTAACGCAGCCCATGCAGCTCACGCTGCCCATGCAGCTGCCCAAGCCAATCAGCAAGctcaggcagctgcagcagcaaatcAGCaagctcagcagcagcagcagcagcagcaacagcaagcGGGACAAACAGGGCAGCAGAGTCACTCGCAGACCCAGGGACAGGGGCAGAGCACACAGGAACAGAGCACCCAAAGTGTCCCCgtcccacctcctccaccccagCTCGCCCTCTCCCAGCCAATCCAGCTCACCGCCCAG GACATTCAACAGTTTCTGCAGCTTCAGCAGTTGGTGTTGGTGCCCGGACACTCTCTACCATCTCCGGCCCAGTTTCTTCTCCCACAGGCACAGCAGTGCCAGCAAG GACTTTTATCGACACAAAATCTTATACCGCTACCTCAGCAAAACCAAGGGAGCCTCCTCTCTGCTCAGACTAGAATGGGTCTCCAAGCACAG CGAGATAAAGGCGTGGATGTCGGCGGTGGTGGAGGTGTGACCACAGTGCCCTCTGTAACTTCTCATCCCGAGGAGCCCAGTGACCTGGAGGAGCTGGAACAGTTCGCCCGCACTTTCAAGCAGAGACGCATCAAACTGGGCTTCACTCAG GGAGATGTTGGCTTGGCCATGGGGAAGCTGTACGGCAACGACTTCAGTCAGACCACCATCTCCCGCTTTGAAGCTCTCAACCTGAGCTTTAAGAACATGTGCAAGCTGAAGCCACTGCTGGAGAAGTGGCTCAATGACGCAG AGACCATGTCCATAGACAGCACCCTCCCCAGCCCCAGCTCCCTGTCCTGCCCCTCTATGGGCTTCGAGGGGGTTGCTGGTCGTCGCAGAAAGAAGAGAACCAGCATAGAAACGAATGTACGGGTGGCCCTGGAGCGTGCATTTATGACG AACCAGAAGCCTACCTCAGAAGAGATCCTGCTGATCGCAGAGCAGCTcaacatggagaaggaggtgATCCGGGTCTGGTTCTGCAACCGCAGGCAAAAAGAAAAGCGTATAAATCCCTCCAGTGCCACCCCTCCCCTGCCCAGCCAGCCCTCCACTGCCCCACAAGCACACAAGCCACCCTGCTACAGCCCTCATGTG ATGTCCAGCCAGCTGTCGCAGGCAGTGACCAGTCTCAGCAGCACAACGGTGACCACCATGTCGCCCGTCTGCCCCCTGACTGCCAGCCTCACCTCCACTCACCCGTCTATCAGCTCCACCCACCCCTCTCTCAGCTCCACGCCGTCCCcggcgactcctccgcctcctccCCGCAGCACAGCCAGCCCTGCCATCCCCAGCCACAGCACACTCAACCTTAACACGGG CTTATGGCGTATGGGTAAAAAGAACGGCGACATGTCCAACTACATCTCCGATTTTGCTGCAAACTTGAG CTCTAGCAGCCAGTGGTGGGCAGATACCGCTTACCACTCTTGA